The Pseudodesulfovibrio cashew genomic sequence TTTCGGCTACACCATGTTCCTGGCCCCCAAGGACGGCGACCAGGCCGCAGAGCAAGCTCCGGCCGAGGATGACGTGAAACCCCTGGAGACCCTGGAAGGGACCCTGGTGCCCCTGCCCGTGTTCCTGGTCAACCTGGCCGACCCCCTGGGGCGGCGCTACCTCAAGCTCGGCATGGAGGTGGAGGTCCGCGACCCCGAAACCCAGGCCGCCATGGGCAAGTATGAGGCCAAGATCAAGGACACGCTGCTCCTGCTCCTCTCCAGCAAGACCTACGATTCGCTCTCGACCATGGACGCCAAGCTCCAACTCAAGCAGGAAGTGGCGGACAGGCTGAACCAGATCCTTGGCAAG encodes the following:
- a CDS encoding flagellar basal body-associated FliL family protein codes for the protein MADEELREEGKKGGKLKWIIIGVILLALLGAGGYFGYTMFLAPKDGDQAAEQAPAEDDVKPLETLEGTLVPLPVFLVNLADPLGRRYLKLGMEVEVRDPETQAAMGKYEAKIKDTLLLLLSSKTYDSLSTMDAKLQLKQEVADRLNQILGKGSVLRVYITEMVIQ